In Naumovozyma castellii chromosome 1, complete genome, one DNA window encodes the following:
- the NCAS0A00130 gene encoding uncharacterized protein, with protein sequence MTNQRAILYTHAEFTRPIVPDCLLRYFKLDIDNVEITDDWERFCQRFPVRTVPSLITADGHKYFEQLAVNHYLIRKSGQKEEIEQLLGSSDNYALQSEIIMICSFCTSDFLNALCYYCLHDLKTIPIDDATMRNAQKKLETMYPLFEEKLAKHKYLTGDAITLADLVSASSFTLGFHSMFDKEWRDRHHLLAKWYDNMIHSNYMAYHYRDFTYVDKAHKIVEQPLPADIK encoded by the coding sequence ATGACAAACCAGCGTGCTATCCTTTACACCCACGCTGAATTTACAAGACCAATTGTCCCTGACTGTCTACTGAGATACTTCAAGTtggatattgataatgTTGAAATTACCGACGATTGGGAAAGGTTTTGCCAAAGATTTCCTGTTAGAACTGTCCCCTCCCTAATTACCGCCGACGGccataaatattttgaacagCTGGCTGTtaatcattatttaatcAGGAAAAGTGGCCAAAAGGAGGAAATTGAGCAACTCTTGGGATCTAGCGATAATTACGCTCTCCAAAgtgaaataataatgatttgttCCTTCTGTACTTCTGATTTTCTAAATGCATTGTGCTACTACTGCTTGCACGACTTAAAAACAATACCAATTGATGATGCAACGATGCGGAATGCTCAAAAGAAGTTGGAAACCATGTATCCATTGTTCGAGGAGAAGTTAGCGAAACATAAATATCTAACAGGTGATGCGATTACCTTGGCCGATTTAGTTAGTGCCTCGAGTTTCACACTTGGCTTCCATTCAATGTTTGATAAGGAATGGAGGGACCGGCACCATCTGCTAGCTAAATGGTACGATAACATGATCCACTCAAATTACATGGCTTACCACTATAGAGACTTCACTTATGTTGATAAGGCCCACAAAATTGTTGAGCAGCCATTACCTGCtgatattaaataa
- the NCAS0A00140 gene encoding uncharacterized protein, whose product MRFSKLDNGGVSYIFNYLSILLWTLSFWTTRVHAQASDICVTAKSATGAAGFNVTVYYYSALLVTDFKTYLSTPSQYQAGIVQTTKTGLTNINYNVSPNLFGYATIYGTSVYANTLVVEASGFFVPSTTGTYTFQLTSSDDDAAILFSTTATAQCCPQKTVNTYFTYNVALFQSYNSAAATVAVDLQAGVPYPIKITAVNTQGAAILNAAFIDPAGTTHTDWKGYIASPNEIQAQCPTFPYVPITTTSQWTGAKTSTTTTTKIVTGTDGSPTADRVIIVETLPFSLPSPYTTTQVVGGSTISEVFSFLSSSSGTNAITVTKVSTIPPPFSTPPAYLTTVTTDGSTISGVVEFYSTTNSNGAQMTATSTLTIPPPVSVISSVQSSSTSTVVVPTNGCTPPTAKVSTSGSFNINLYTYVDGSYNFQTFLTSTYSSFSKYGSTSGYTNINFSINPSIFLGYWGSLFGMVINEVSFSAEFTSFFVPPTTGTYTFQLSGSDDYAALFFSDTSYFECCPGGQYSSPSATNMAIYQAYSVIGAGTNTAQFTLQAGVPYPIKVTYLNRVGTGVLNLAFTDPAGTKHTDFSGYLADSSSLPSLCPKLVTTTSYTQWTGTKTVTSTTFTTLVTGADGSATSDVIIVIETPPPFSLPKPYTTTVVSGSSSISEVVSFYSTQSGGRPVTRTTTSTIPPPFSLPDAYITTVTDDSSTYSEIIEYFSTQSNGNPATATSTYTIPPPYTFPSTIERPSSTSQIVLPSSGCAAPTNSPTTGGFNVKLYYFNSLAYGSGYDYQTFLTSEYPYAPLYGTASGITNINFSLSPSIFAAYYGVLYGNLIQETNFVAEYTSFFVPKTSGTYTFELTNSDDYAALFFDSGTYFQCCPGGIVDIPSVSTNAIFQSYTVTGAGTSTAKFTLQAGVAYPIKITYLNRVGTAVLNAAFVDPSGTTHTDWSGYLANSSDLSKLCPKLVTTTSYTKWNGTQTTTSTTYTTLITGTDGLPTSDFVIVIETPVLSSSSSSTGSSFSSSTGSSSSSFETSNEPSSVATSSLVPSSSSVSGRSSITSTAVTSSQNSSSSENIVTEITTEYDTLTETIYSLVTVTVYNSEVVHTTRYETFPWTGTTTTSRTVTINTIYRTM is encoded by the coding sequence ATGCGTTTTTCTAAACTTGATAATGGAGGTGTATCATACATCTTCAATTATCTATCCATACTTCTTTGGACTTTGTCATTTTGGACAACAAGGGTCCATGCACAAGCATCTGACATCTGTGTGACTGCAAAGAGTGCTACAGGTGCTGCTGGTTTCAACGTTACCGTATACTATTATAGTGCTCTTTTGGTCACAGATTTCAAAACATACTTATCCACTCCAAGTCAATACCAAGCTGGTATCGTTCAAACCACAAAGACAGGACTAACTAATATAAATTACAATGTCAGTCCAAACCTTTTCGGTTATGCTACCATCTATGGGACCAGTGTCTATGCAAATACTCTTGTCGTTGAAGCATCAGGGTTCTTTGTTCCTTCAACTACTGGTACTTATACTTTCCAATTAACTAGCTCTGATGACGATGCTGCTATTTTGTTCAGTACTACAGCTACTGCACAATGTTGTCCACAAAAGACAGTTAATACTTATTTCACATATAATGTGGCTTTGTTCCAATCGTATAATTCTGCTGCTGCCACCGTAGCTGTCGACTTACAAGCAGGTGTTCCATATCCAATCAAGATAACAGCAGTTAATACGCAAGGTGCCGCTATTTTAAATGCAGCCTTTATCGATCCTGCAGGTACTACTCATACAGATTGGAAAGGTTACATTGCAAGTCCAAATGAAATTCAAGCCCAATGTCCAACATTCCCATATGTTCCAATAACTACTACAAGCCAATGGACTGGTGCTAAGACttccacaacaacaaccacaaAGATTGTTACTGGTACAGATGGTAGCCCAACTGCCGATAGAGTTATAATAGTGGAAACTCTACCATTCTCCTTACCATCACCATACACAACGACGCAAGTTGTAGGTGGGTCTACTATTTCAGAGGTGTTTTCATTCTTATCTTCCAGTAGTGGTACAAACGCCATAACGGTTACCAAGGTTTCTACCATTCCACCACCATTTTCTACACCACCTGCTTATTTAACAACAGTCACAACAGATGGTTCCACCATTTCAGGGGTTGTTGAATTTTATTCTACAACAAATAGTAATGGGGCTCAAATGACTGCAACTTCTACTCTTACAATTCCACCACCAGTATCCGTCATTTCAAGTGTACAGAGTAGTTCTACTAGCACAGTAGTGGTCCCAACGAATGGTTGTACGCCACCTACTGCTAAGGTAAGCACTTCGGGTTCTTTCAACATAAATCTATACACCTATGTTGATGGCTCTTACAACTTCCAAACATTTTTAACATCAACGTATAGttccttttccaaatacGGGTCTACTTCAGGTTATACCAACATTAATTTCAGTATCAATCCAAGTATCTTTTTAGGTTACTGGGGGTCCTTGTTTGGGATGGTTATTAATGAAGTCTCCTTCTCCGCTGAATTCACTAGTTTCTTTGTTCCACCTACAACCGGTACTTATACTTTCCAGTTAAGTGGTAGTGATGATTATGCTGCATTGTTCTTCAGTGATACTTCTTATTTTGAATGTTGTCCAGGTGGCCAATATAGTAGTCCATCAGCTACAAATATGGCTATTTATCAAGCCTATAGTGTTATCGGTGCTGGTACTAATACTGCTCAATTTACGCTACAAGCTGGTGTTCCTTACCCAATTAAGGTCACCTATTTGAACCGTGTAGGTACCGGTGTTTTGAATTTAGCCTTTACTGATCCAGCAGGAACTAAACATACTGATTTCTCTGGTTATCTTGCTGATTCTAGCTCTTTACCATCACTTTGTCCAAAATTGGTCACCACTACATCATATACCCAGTGGACAGGTACTAAGACTGTTACTAGTACCACATTCACTACTTTGGTCACTGGTGCAGATGGTTCTGCAACTTCTGATGTTATCATTGTCATTGAAACTCCACCACCATTTTCTCTACCTAAACCATATACAACAACTGTGGTCAGTGGCTCATCATCTATCTCTGAAGTGGTCTCATTCTATTCAACACAGTCAGGAGGTAGGCCAGTAACGAGAACAACTACTTCGACTATTCCACCACCTTTCTCACTTCCAGATGCCTATATAACTACTGTAACTGATGATAGTTCTACTTACtctgaaattattgaatacTTCTCCACACAGAGTAATGGGAATCCGGCCACGGCAACATCTACATATACTATTCCACCTCCATACACCTTCCCATCTACTATTGAACGACCATCTTCTACATCTCAAATTGTATTACCATCTAGTGGTTGTGCAGCTCCTACGAATTCCCCAACTACTGGTGGATTTAATGTCAAATTATACTACTTTAACAGTTTAGCTTATGGATCTGGATATGATTATCAAACATTCTTAACTTCTGAATACCCATATGCTCCATTATATGGTACAGCAAGTGGCATCACTAATATCAACTTCAGTTTGAGTCCTTCTATTTTCGCTGCCTATTACGGTGTGTTATACGGTAACTtaattcaagaaacaaacTTTGTTGCTGAATATACTTCATTCTTTGTTCCTAAGACTTCTGGTACTTATACATTTGAATTAACCAACAGTGATGACTATGCAGCTCTATTTTTTGATTCTGGTACGTACTTCCAATGTTGTCCAGGCGGTATTGTTGACATTCCATCTGTATCTACTAATGCGATCTTCCAATCGTACACAGTTACTGGAGCCGGTACTAGTACTGCTAAATTTACCTTACAAGCTGGTGTTGCCTACCCAATTAAGATCACATATTTGAACCGTGTAGGTACTGCTGTATTGAATGCAGCCTTTGTTGATCCATCAGGAACTACACACACTGACTGGTCTGGGTACTTGGCCAACTCTTCTGATTTGAGCAAACTATGTCCTAAGTTAGTCACTACGACGAGCTATACTAAATGGAATGGGAcacaaacaacaacaagtACAACTTACACAACTTTAATTACTGGTACAGATGGCCTTCCAACATCCGATTTTGTTATTGTCATTGAAACTCCTGTTTTAAGCTCTTCTAGTTCTTCTACAGGTAGCTCTTTCAGTTCTTCTACGGGTAGCTCTTCCTCCAGTTTTGAAACTTCAAATGAGCCATCATCGGTTGCCACCAGTTCATTAGTTCCATCAAGTTCATCCGTTTCAGGAAGGTCTTCAATAACATCCACAGCAGTTACTTCTTCACaaaattcatcttcatccgAAAATATAGTTACCGAAATTACTACAGAATATGATACGCTAACAGAGACAATATATAGTCTCGTAACAGTGACAGTCTACAATTCTGAGGTCGTTCATACAACTAGATACGAGACTTTCCCTTGGACAGGTACAACCACCACTTCAAGAACAGTAACGATCAATACAATCTATAGGACAATGTAA